In Saccharomyces eubayanus strain FM1318 chromosome XIII, whole genome shotgun sequence, one DNA window encodes the following:
- the CTF13 gene encoding Ctf13p: MSSFNPVRFLNLPVSIRKEVYFHLDGNFCGAHPCPIDILYTSNNVELPVKPRCKRSKRSKKLLKYMYPVFASYLNIFEYSPQLIEKWLEYAFWLRYDCLVLDCLKVNHLYGGSLIGPLEWTYLDNELRLAYFNKASMLEVWYTFKEYKKWVIEVAAYDDLGVTHIDYIQFNIENLTSQKVDKCLFLLEQKDLLTTVSELQFXQDEEVGGEEEEQGEEDDEDDEADSDETXKSKVTSKKRAASKSLGNDSVRKNRKHLTDTSVIRTIKSTELMKNLRKISVRGEQLYELLINFHGFRDNPGKTISYIVKRRINEIQLSRTDRISRTGLADFTRWDNLQILALDRMVYVDLNKIVFPKNLKSLTMKHISQIKWWDIEENIINELKMDKKTFKSSYIREKNNSFTRFLSRNQINIMELDKSEIDQMTFFRCQALVWQSVGALNHIRLESVSKVCNDSVIVPRALFYSKRIEIFQCKEISEVMVI, encoded by the coding sequence ATGTCCTCGTTCAACCCAGTTAGATTTTTGAATCTACCGGTTAGTATTAGAAAGGAGGTCTACTTTCATTTGGACGGAAATTTTTGCGGAGCACATCCATGTCCCATAGATATATTATACACATCTAATAATGTAGAACTACCGGTAAAACCAAGGTGCAAGAGATCTAAGAGATCTaagaaattgctgaaaTACATGTATCCTGTTTTTGCCTCttatttgaatattttcgaATACTCACCACAactaattgaaaaatggcttGAATATGCGTTTTGGTTACGTTATGATTGCTTAGTACTGGACTGTTTGAAAGTAAACCATCTTTATGGAGGATCACTTATTGGTCCGTTGGAGTGGACGTACCTTGACAATGAGCTTCGATTGGCTTATTTTAATAAGGCTAGTATGCTAGAAGTTTGGTATACttttaaagaatataaGAAATGGGTAATAGAAGTTGCTGCTTATGACGACCTTGGCGTAACTCACATAGATTACATTCAAttcaatattgaaaatttgaccTCACAGAAGGTAGATAAATGTCTAtttttgttggaacaaAAAGATTTGTTGACAACAGTCAGTGAATTACAATTTRgacaagatgaagaagtaggaggagaagaagaagagcaaggagaagaagacgatgaagacgatgaagcTGATTCTGATGAAACTKTGAAATCTAAAGTGACAAGTAAGAAAAGAGCGGCTTCAAAAAGCTTGGGTAATGACAGTGTGAGAAAAAATCGAAAGCATTTAACGGATACGTCCGTTATCAGGACAATTAAAAGCACAGAACtcatgaaaaatttgcGAAAGATTTCTGTACGAGGGGAACAATTATATGAGTTGCTAATAAATTTCCACGGGTTCAGAGATAATCCAGGGAAAACGATTAGTTACATAGTGAAACGCAGAATAAATGAGATACAGTTATCACGAACGGATCGGATTTCCAGGACAGGATTGGCAGATTTTACAAGATGGGATAATTTGCAAATCCTTGCATTAGATAGAATGGTTTACGTAGATTTAAACAAGATCGTCTTTCCCAAGAATCTTAAGTCCTTGACGATGAAGCATATAAGTCAGATTAAGTGGTGGGACATCGAGGAGAACATAATAAATGAGTTGAAAATGGATAAAAAAACGTTTAAATCATCTTATATAAGGGAAAAGAATAACAGCTTTACAAGATTTTTGAGTCGTAACCAGATAAATATAATGGAACTTGACAAAAGCGAAATTGACCAAATGACTTTTTTCCGTTGTCAAGCATTAGTTTGGCAGTCCGTTGGGGCTTTAAACCACATTAGACTAGAAAGTGTATCAAAAGTTTGTAACGATAGCGTTATTGTACCAAGAGCATTATTCTATAGTAAACGAATAgagatttttcaatgtaaAGAAATCTCTGAAGTTATGGTAATATAG
- the SNO1 gene encoding putative pyridoxal 5'-phosphate synthase, whose amino-acid sequence MESQTVSMKVIGVLALQGAFLEHANHLKKCLAANDYGVGIDVRIIKTPEELAKCDALIIPGGESTSMSLIAQRTGLYPHLYKFVHNPEKVIWGTCAGLIFLSAQLENENALVKTLGVLKVDVRRNAFGRQAQSFTKECDFSKFIPGCTDFPATFIRAPVVEEILDPIAVKSLYELPMNGKNVVVAAQQDHNILVTSFHPELAENDIRFHDWFIRQFVSI is encoded by the coding sequence ATGGAAAGCCAAACCGTTTCGATGAAAGTTATTGGCGTACTAGCGTTGCAAGGTGCCTTTCTGGAGCACGCAAACCATCTAAAAAAGTGCCTGGCTGCTAACGACTACGGAGTAGGGATAGACGTCAGGATCATAAAGACACCCGAGGAGCTGGCCAAGTGCGATGCTCTCATTATCCCCGGTGGAGAGTCCACCTCGATGTCGCTCATAGCTCAAAGGACAGGTCTATACCCTCACCTATACAAGTTCGTTCACAATCCAGAAAAGGTGATTTGGGGTACCTGCGCGGGATTGATCTTTCTAAGTGCGCAGTTAGAGAACGAAAATGCTCTAGTGAAGACGTTAGGTGTGTTAAAAGTCGACGTAAGAAGAAATGCATTTGGAAGACAAGCACAGTCTTTTACTAAAGAGTGtgacttttccaaattcatcCCTGGCTGCACTGATTTTCCCGCCACCTTTATTCGTGCCCCCGTTGTAGAGGAAATTTTGGATCCTATTGCGGTTAAAAGTTTGTACGAATTGCCAATGAATGGGAAGAACGTGGTTGTAGCTGCACAGCAAGACCATAACATCCTTGTGACTTCTTTCCATCCAGAGCTGGCTGAGAACGACATAAGATTCCATGACTGGTTTATCAGACAATTCGTTTCTATTTGA
- the SNZ1 gene encoding pyridoxine biosynthesis protein SNZ1, translating to MSGENFKIKSGLAQMLKGGVIMDVVTPEQAKIAEKAGACAVMALECIPADMRKSGKVCRMSDPKMIKDIMNAVSIPVMAKVRIGHFVEAQIIEALEVDYIDESEVLTPADWTHHIEKSKFKVPFVCGAKDLGEALRRINEGAAMIRTKGEAGTGDVSEAVKHITRITEQIKTYQQLKGEDEIAKAAEEMRVPVSLLKDVLERGKLPVVNFAAGGVATPADAALLMQLGCDGVFVGSGIFKSSNPAKLATAVVEATTHFDNPAKLLEVSSDLGELMGGVSIESINHDSKGVRLSEVGW from the coding sequence ATGTCTGgagaaaatttcaagatcaAGAGTGGGCTCGCCCAAATGCTGAAGGGTGGTGTCATCATGGATGTCGTTACGCCAGAACAGGCTAAAATAGCCGAAAAGGCAGGTGCATGTGCGGTAATGGCTTTGGAGTGCATTCCAGCAGATATGCGCAAGTCAGGGAAGGTTTGCCGTATGTCCGACCCTAAAATGATTAAAGACATCATGAATGCCGTGTCCATTCCCGTCATGGCAAAAGTAAGAATCGGTCATTTTGTGGAAGCTCAAATTATTGAAGCTTTAGAAGTCGACTATATTGACGAAAGTGAAGTCTTAACTCCTGCTGATTGGACTCATCAcattgaaaagagcaaattcaaagttcCATTTGTATGTGGTGCAAAGGACTTGGGTGAAGCTTTGAGAAGAATTAATGAAGGTGCTGCTATGATTCGTACCAAGGGTGAAGCCGGGACTGGTGATGTCTCTGAAGCGGTCAAGCATATTACCAGGATCACAGAACAGATAAAAACTTATCAACAGCTGAAAGGTGAAGACGAAATTGCAAAGGCTGCTGAGGAAATGAGGGTGCCAGTTTCCTTGTTGAAAGATGTTTTAGAAAGAGGTAAATTGCCGGTGGTGAATTTCGCAGCTGGCGGTGTAGCTACTCCGGCAGATGCTGCACTTTTGATGCAGTTAGGCTGTGACGGTGTATTTGTCGGTTCAGgaatcttcaaatcatcTAACCCTGCAAAGTTGGCCACTGCCGTGGTTGAAGCTACCACCCATTTCGATAATCCCGCCAAATTACTGGAAGTGTCCAGTGACTTAGGAGAGTTGATGGGCGGTGTATCTATCGAATCCATTAATCATGATTCGAAGGGTGTGAGGCTTTCCGAAGTTGGTTGGTAA
- the MTG1 gene encoding putative GTPase MTG1 yields MYMNVRVGRRFTSNVPSFIPRYKFPKYNMALTDFKGHQLKALRRFERLVPQMNMIIELRDIRAPISTRNVIFDRIARKEHNMLKLVVYTRKDLMPGXKTYVDRLMQWHEELGEKFVLLDCRDKTDVKNLLKILEWQNYELEKEGGYLPMGYRALITGMPNVGKSTLINSLRAIFHXHDRDSTGGKHRKVARTGAEAGVTRSTSEVIRVASRTAESKNEIYLIDTPGIGVPGRVSDHNRMLGLALCGSVKNNLIDPIFQADYLLYLMNLQNFYERKKELYPGSNDSPTNDIYEVLQRLQVNKNQNEKSIAIEWTNKWRLQGKGIIFDPEALLGNDEFSYKKYVDSQLEKLGELSYEGLSDRLRGNPNQIF; encoded by the coding sequence ATGTATATGAATGTAAGGGTGGGTAGAAGATTCACTTCTAACGTACCGTCTTTTATACCAAGATATAAGTTTCCCAAATACAATATGGCTCTTACCGATTTTAAGGGACATCAACTCAAAGCTCTTAGAAGATTTGAGAGATTGGTACCCCAAATGAACATGATAATAGAACTACGTGATATTCGGGCTCCAATATCGACACGAAATGTAATTTTCGATCGCATTGCAAGAAAGGAACACAATATGTTGAAGTTAGTGGTATATACTAGAAAAGATCTTATGCCTGGCWACAAAACTTATGTAGATAGGTTAATGCAATGGCATGAGGAGCTAGGGGAAAAGTTTGTTTTACTAGATTGTCGGGACAAAACTGACGTCAAGAACTTATTAAAGATTCTAGAATGGCAAAATTACGAgctagaaaaagaaggtggCTACTTGCCCATGGGGTACCGAGCACTGATTACTGGTATGCCCAATGTTGGGAAGTCTACTTTGATAAACAGTTTAAGAGCGATCTTTCACRAGCATGATCGAGATAGTACGGGAGGGAAACACAGAAAAGTGGCAAGAACTGGTGCTGAAGCTGGTGTTACAAGAAGCACAAGTGAAGTCATTAGAGTAGCTTCGAGGACGGCCGaatccaaaaatgaaatttatCTTATAGACACCCCAGGTATCGGTGTTCCTGGCCGAGTTTCAGATCATAACAGAATGCTTGGTCTAGCATTATGTGGTAGTGTTAAGAACAATTTAATAGACCCGATATTCCAGGCAGACTATCTTCTATATCTAATGAATTTACAGAACTTCTatgaaaggaaaaaggaacTCTATCCCGGAAGCAATGATTCACCTACGAACGATATATATGAGGTCTTGCAGAGACTTCAAGTAAATAAGAACCAGAACGAGAAATCAATAGCTATTGAATGGACTAATAAATGGAGACTACAAGGAAAAGGTATCATATTCGACCCTGAGGCACTGTTGGGTAACGATGAGTTTTCGTATAAAAAGTATGTAGATAGCCAGTTGGAAAAGCTAGGCGAGCTCTCATACGAAGGGTTATCTGACAGACTAAGGGGAAACCCcaatcaaatattttaG
- the ATP25 gene encoding Atp25p, with protein MKRFFLPSFPVRRIYRINIPTGIIFKQRPLVLQSRGAISHYSTQRHNDKAKESDESYSATSTPLETPWYLKIVSDEKASIESKKNADDPAQKMVEIPDDSPHSLKQITDFLSSKLGLTDFLVFDLRNNDPNHISAVNKLGNFMLICTARSTKHCHKSFLELNKFLKRELSSNAYVEGNFNERQESRRKRRLARKSNLSKLWGRSSEGSPKDVNSEAWYMIDCHVDGVFVNILTQKRRDELNLEELYAPEDEKCKFRKKEQNDVSFNSRKDESLEDNNILSGLRRLAQQRRGYSTCSSSEWHDLRKSLQKQDFQEATKIISGIRANEKHNIRILLFVKDCFKDALAQERDVDVTQWKSLFDVHSTLPTVNQAALYWPIRLNFAILLNKANPQIYSDRVFLKDYLLLKKSLGQELTRNDLIALLKIVLKTKHSNHSYFNLVKQNRVLMRGLALFKGVKSETDTSVVYDEQVVSLLLDTMVTDEQVKLRSFYEAIDHICQTYGDNLTTSMIVSILQALAKTKDWIKILQVWEAKIPVAVNGRDTRPWNEFINILIQSGDSHVISKIVNDGHLLWIRXLKVEITPELRNSIKELLKTAGLENSSLEEYLIRETTH; from the coding sequence ATGAAAAGATTCTTTCTACCGTCTTTCCCTGTTCGAAGAATATATAGAATTAATATACCCACCGGTATAATCTTTAAGCAAAGGCCTTTAGTTCTTCAGAGTCGTGGCGCAATAAGTCACTATTCAACACAAAGGCATAACGACAAAGCCAAGGAAAGTGATGAAAGCTACTCCGCTACTTCCACCCCTCTAGAAACACCTTGGTATCTAAAAATTGTTAGTGATGAAAAAGCATCGAtagaaagtaaaaaaaatgcagaCGATCCAGCCCAAAAGATGGTCGAAATACCAGATGACTCCCCACACTCACTAAAACAAATTACAGATTTTTTATCCAGTAAACTAGGTTTGACTGATTTTCTGGTTTTTGATTTACGAAACAATGACCCAAATCATATCTCTGCCGTTAATAAATTGGGAAACTTCATGCTCATATGCACAGCAAGATCTACCAAACATTGTCATAAGAGTTTCTTAGAACTGAACAAGTTTTTAAAGCGGGAATTATCTAGTAATGCTTACGTTGAAGGGAACTTTAATGAACGACAAGAAAgcagaaggaaaagaaggctGGCAAGGAAATCAAACCTGAGTAAATTGTGGGGTAGAAGCTCCGAAGGCTCCCCGAAAGATGTAAATAGTGAGGCGTGGTATATGATTGACTGCCACGTTGACGGTGTCTTCGTCAACATTCTGACACAGAAAAGACGTGATGAACTAAACTTGGAAGAGTTATATGCACCTGAAGACGAGAAATGCAAgtttcgaaaaaaagaacaaaatgaCGTTTCCTTTAACTCGAGGAAGGACGAAAGTTTAGAAGACAACAATATACTTTCAGGATTGAGAAGGCTAGCCCAGCAAAGAAGAGGTTATTCAACTTGTAGTTCAAGCGAATGGCATGACTTACGGAAATCCCTACAGAAGCAAGATTTCCAAGAGGCCACTAAGATAATCAGCGGCATTCGTGCCAACGAAAAGCATAACATACGCATTTTATTGTTCGTTAAAGATTGTTTTAAAGATGCCTTAGCCCAAGAGAGGGATGTAGATGTTACTCAATGGAAATCACTATTTGATGTTCATTCCACTTTGCCAACCGTAAATCAAGCGGCCTTATACTGGCCAATACGGTTGAATTTTGCCATACTTTTAAACAAAGCAAATCCACAAATTTATTCTGATCGTGTATTTCTCAAAGACTATCTACTTCTGAAGAAATCACTAGGGCAGGAATTAACTAGGAACGATCTTATTGCCCTTTTAAAAATAGTTTTAAAAACCAAGCATTCGAATCACTCATATTTTAATCTTGTAAAGCAGAATAGGGTGCTAATGAGAGGGTTGGCCTTATTTAAAGGAGTAAAATCAGAGACAGATACTTCTGTTGTGTATGATGAACAAGtagtttctcttcttttggatACTATGGTAACAGATGAACAAGTGAAACTAAGATCCTTTTATGAGGCGATAGATCACATTTGTCAGACTTATGGAGACAATTTAACAACTAGCATGATTGTTTCAATATTACAGGCGCTAGCTAAAACCAAGGATTGGATAAAAATACTTCAAGTTTGGGAGGCTAAGATACCCGTTGCCGTGAACGGTCGGGATACAAGGCCGTGGAATGAATTTATAAATATTCTTATTCAAAGTGGCGACAGTCATGTTATATCAAAGATCGTGAATGATGGTCATCTACTGTGGATAAGACKCCTCAAGGTTGAAATAACTCCGGAATTGCGTAATTCTATTAAGGAGTTATTAAAGACTGCTGGATTGGAGAATTCTTCGTTAGAAGAATATTTAATCCGTGAAACAACGCACTAA
- a CDS encoding glucose-6-phosphate 1-epimerase yields the protein MPVKETDREVVLTRPDDETTSVTILKYGATVYSWKLKSEEQLWLSTAAKLDGSKPVRGGIPLVFPVFGKNTTDEYLSKLPQHGLARNSTWEFLGQTKSDPPTVQFGLKPEIANPELTKLWPMDFLLILTVELGVDSLKTAIEVENTSTSKELKFNWLFHTYFRIEDIEGTMVSNLAGMKLYDQLLKESYVDKHPVVTFHQETDVIYQNVSPERAIQIVDKGVQVHTLKRYNLPDTVVWNPWVEKSQGMADFEPKTGYEQMICIEPGHVHDFITLAPGKKWNAHQLLCKDELNYQAIQ from the coding sequence ATGCCTGTCAAAGAAACTGATAGAGAGGTTGTCCTAACCCGTCCTGATGACGAAACTACCAGCGTCACCATTTTGAAGTACGGTGCTACAGTTTATTCTTGGAAGTTGAAATCTGAAGAACAATTGTGGCTGTCTACTGCAGCTAAACTGGATGGCTCTAAGCCCGTAAGAGGTGGTATACCTTTAGTCTTTCCTGTTTTTGGGAAAAATACCACTGATGAGTATCTGAGTAAATTGCCCCAACATGGTCTTGCAAGAAACTCCACTTGGGAATTCTTGGGCCAAACCAAGAGTGACCCACCAACGGTTCAATTTGGTTTGAAGCCCGAAATCGCCAATCCGGAGTTGACCAAGTTATGGCCaatggattttcttttgattttaacCGTTGAATTGGGTGTTGATTCTTTAAAAACCGCAATAGAAGTGGAGAACACTTCCACTTCCAAGGAACTAAAATTCAACTGGTTGTTCCATACTTATTTCAGAATTGAAGACATCGAAGGAACGATGGTCTCCAACTTGGCTGGTATGAAACTTTACGACCAACTGTTGAAGGAGTCATACGTGGATAAACACCCGGTGGTCACTTTCCATCAAGAAACCGATGTCATTTATCAGAATGTCAGTCCTGAACGTGCCATTCAAATCGTCGACAAGGGTGTGCAAGTTCatactttgaaaagatataATTTGCCTGATACTGTTGTTTGGAATCCATGGGTTGAGAAGTCTCAAGGAATGGCTGATTTCGAACCAAAAACTGGCTACGAACAAATGATATGTATTGAACCTGGTCACGTTCATGATTTCATCACTTTGGCTCCTGGTAAGAAATGGAACGCTCATCAATTGCTTTGCAAGGATGAATTGAACTACCAAGCTATCCAATAA
- the MUB1 gene encoding MYND-type zinc finger protein MUB1 translates to MRDSNHRSLTLNKPIVTITSTVYDRRALDINSSIPLINSLNYLTYLTSNSSKVRETVANDGALERLVSILRNCHLSLFELLDLDLEDFSEHDNIKNLWKEKKLALCAWKWTLTFQCLVLTGTRGTEQIRKKVVMSGVLSVLVTVLDNYLLYHKNYDFIKDQTMNFDFKGITTETMYKFLRKDENETYQQYIEFITGQDKLKLSNDKTFLNERLVAPSMTIPTDFSDTWVDFAHLASNFDTHTHHKKNDDDTDIDTDRNNTNFNAYEEFFSQPDVNKPTISTPREFFLGRIVPKQDDVIWSLQLLAFVSKYTYMKSTLQNVELVESLSFRSMATRVKQRISEDNDIEEQERNVTVKFSTLYPYLSKTSKNNPDHKNSDSSKDNPFFEELKKLSNKCQQKEQERMSNIRCPVLNLFERYRVPKPNDNNANNTDKERIILRKKLSEKFERNWNYEKMKKKSTNSINDFKSLSNIVNIFPLVEKYTVNTENTHDIIYWSSVIMRNSCRKNEILGVRQCANFSCGKWEDFPRQFAKCRRCKRTKYCSRKCQLKAWGYHRYWCHEVGSSHLRSTNTTTGVNTPNEPGSLNTTATTAADVSNSTSTFAPNISTTVPDEIGNADDNSIPE, encoded by the coding sequence ATGAGAGATTCTAACCATCGATCACTGACGCTGAATAAACCTATAGTAACGATAACGTCCACCGTGTATGACCGAAGAGCACTTGACATCAACTCCAGTATCCCGCTAATAAATTCACTAAACTACTTAACGTACCTAACTTCGAATTCATCAAAAGTTAGAGAAACGGTAGCCAATGACGGAGCCCTGGAAAGATTGGTGTCAATATTGAGAAATTGTCATTTGAGTTTGTTTGAATTACTGGATTTGGATTTAGAAGATTTCAGTGAACAtgataacattaagaaCCTATggaaggagaaaaaacttGCGTTATGTGCATGGAAATGGACCCTAACCTTTCAGTGTCTAGTGTTAACAGGCACTAGAGGAACAGAACAAATTCGGAAAAAAGTAGTAATGTCTGGCGTCTTATCTGTGCTGGTCACAGTGTTGGataattatttattatatcaTAAAAACTATGACTTCATCAAAGACCAAACCATGAATTTTGACTTTAAGGGAATAACCACAGAAACGATGTACAAGTTTTTGAGAAAGGACGAAAATGAAACGTATCAACAATATATAGAGTTCATTACAGGTCAGgataaattgaaattatCAAATGATAAAACTTTTTTAAACGAACGATTAGTGGCACCATCCATGACAATCCCGACGGATTTTAGTGATACCTGGGTTGATTTTGCACATCTAGCTAGCAATTTTGATACTCACACTCaccacaaaaaaaatgacgaCGATACTGACATCGACACCGATCGAAACAATACAAATTTCAATGCATATGAAGAATTCTTCTCCCAACCGGACGTTAATAAACCTACCATCTCCACGCCACGTGAATTCTTTTTAGGAAGAATCGTGCCCAAACAAGACGACGTTATTTGGTCTCTTCAATTGTTAGCTTTCGTTTCTAAATACACATACATGAAGTCTACCCTACAAAATGTTGAACTGGTGGAATCTTTATCATTCAGAAGCATGGCTACTCGAGTGAAACAACGAATTTCGGAGGATAATGACatagaagaacaagaaagaaatgtCACCGTAAAATTTTCCACACTATACCCCTATCTATCAAAAACTTCTAAAAATAATCCCGATCATAAAAATTCGGATTCTAGTAAAGATAATCCATTCTTTgaagagttgaaaaaactttcaaaCAAATGTCAGcaaaaggaacaagagCGAATGTCCAATATTCGCTGTCCGGTTTTAAATTTATTCGAACGTTATCGTGTGCCCAAACCCAATGATAATAATGCTAATAATACAGACAAGGAAAGAATtattttaagaaaaaagctaTCGgagaaatttgaaagaaattggaactatgagaaaatgaagaaaaaatcaactAACAGCATTAACGACTTTAAATCACTATCAAACATTGTAAACATATTTCCTTTGGTAGAAAAATATACTGTGAATACAGAAAACACGCATGATATTATCTACTGGAGTTCAGTCATTATGAGAAATTCATGTCGAAAGAATGAGATCTTAGGCGTACGCCAATGTGCCAATTTCTCATGCGGCAAATGGGAAGACTTTCCAAGACAATTTGCCAAGTGCCGTCGATGTAAAAGAACGAAATATTGCTCAAGGAAATGCCAATTAAAAGCGTGGGGTTATCATAGATATTGGTGCCATGAAGTTGGATCAAGTCATTTAAGATCCACTAACACTACCACAGGCGTCAATACTCCAAATGAACCGGGCTCCTTAAACACTACTGCCACGACGGCAGCTGACGTTTCAAATTCTACCAGCACTTTCGCTCCGAATATTTCTACCACCGTGCCTGATGAAATAGGCAACGCCGACGATAACAGTATACCTGAATAA
- the SRT1 gene encoding ditrans,polycis-polyprenyl diphosphate synthase — protein sequence MKVPSVIQIQFVALRRLLAETKEQFCFAIKNKLRRIFGWIMSFSLFSWLYRTIQNFLIKVLSVGPVPEHVSFIMDGNRRYAKSRKLPVKKGHEAGGLTLLTLLYICKRLGVRCVSAYAFSIENFNRPKEEVDTLMNLFTIKLDEFAKRANDYKDPLYGSKIRIVGDQSLLSPGMREKIAKVEEITKHGGDFTLYICFPYTSRNDILHTIQGSVQDCLQSKSQSKIDIKKFTNKMYMDFYSNKCELLIRTSGHRRLSDYMLWQVHENATIEFSDTLWPNFSFLAMYLMILKWSFFCTIQRYNERNHTLFERVYEGVPSILKRKKTSISLHQFPNPPISVSITGED from the coding sequence ATGAAAGTGCCTAGTgttattcaaattcaattcGTAGCATTAAGAAGGCTCCTGGCAGAGACCAAGGAGCAGTTTTGCTTTGccataaaaaacaaactccGGAGAATATTCGGGTGGATTATGTCGTTCAGTCTGTTTTCATGGCTTTATAGAACtattcaaaactttttgataaaagtaTTAAGCGTAGGGCCGGTACCTGAGCATGTCTCCTTTATCATGGATGGTAATCGGAGGTACGCCAAATCACGAAAGTTGCCCGTGAAAAAGGGCCATGAAGCAGGCGGATTAACATTACTAACCTTACTCTATATATGCAAAAGGCTTGGTGTAAGATGTGTATCTGCCTATGCATTTTCAATAGAGAATTTTAATAgaccaaaagaagaagtagatACCCTAATGAATTTATTCACGATAAAGCTGGACGAGTTTGCAAAAAGGGCTAATGACTATAAAGATCCATTATATGGCTCCAAAATAAGGATAGTAGGTGATCAATCTTTACTTTCCCCCGGTATGAgggaaaaaattgcaaaagTGGAAGAAATTACAAAACATGGGGGCGATTTCACACTATACATATGTTTTCCATACACATCGAGAAACGATATCTTACATACGATTCAAGGTTCAGTTCAAGATTGTTTGCAAAGTAAATCACAAAGCAAAATAGATATTAAAAAGTTTACCAACAAGATGTACATGGATTTTTACTCTAATAAGTGTGAATTACTGATCAGAACTAGTGGTCATAGAAGATTGTCCGATTACATGTTATGGCAAGTGCATGAAAATGCCACAATTGAATTCAGTGATACGTTATGGCCAAACTTTAGCTTCCTTGCCATGTATCTAATGATTCTGAAATGGTCCTTCTTTTGCACAATTCAAAGATATAATGAAAGAAACCATACATTATTTGAAAGGGTGTATGAAGGTGTCCCCTCAATactaaaaagaaagaagactTCTATATCATTACATCAATTTCCTAATCCACCTATTTCTGTGTCAATTACAGGCGAAGACTAG